In Maridesulfovibrio sp., a single genomic region encodes these proteins:
- a CDS encoding PAS domain S-box protein: protein MKNTSLSIAKYLAAIFLTAILLDAFLQHQLLQRYRNDQILNVYQQTAVIRARLEKQVASNLYIIQGLANYISLNPSFSKADFDHYSQEMMYNSDEIRNVSAAPDYVVRYVHPLKGNEAFLALDCRKEPEQWEKCKQAEVTGKMIMAGPVKFSHGGEGFVGRVPVFVRGERREVFWGIVSAVIDADLLFAKSGVKSNRNLRLAIRGVDEKGASGAVFYGGPEFFNPEAKAVLQPVALASGSWEIAALPLNGWSNLPPNSSLVHLVILLLVVGGSFAAVKVVSKNAEVERSRESLNEAQSIAHLGNWSVDLRDKKIWWSNETYRIFGLISGYDVPTQRTILKRIHNADRRVANEAYRDSMKSGEPYHIDHRIVRPDGEVRYVSVQGRFDYGEDGRAERSYGTVHDITERKLIENELVESKTRFDHITKKLSSKFIFFSHTIFGEFIRLSEGFEMLGYGPPENGLGRRWSDVVNIKPESMAVALEANERVLAGDVETAEYEISYETPDGSERFLAIFGYMTFDYDLYEYVFEGVAIDITERKEREEKLKVLTRAIENAPVSVVITDTEGTISYVNPYFSFETGYSKEEAIGANPRILKSGIHDEEFYENLWNTVTSGETWRGEVANRRKDGSLYWESASISPVYDSNGKIVSYVAVKEDINDKKELEQLKNDVDLIMRHDLKTPLNGIIGLPGLLCMDDNLTEDQLRLLRIIEESGRNMLAMVEMSLDMFKMETGKYVYSPVLVDVAEIARTVVAQSRTRFTSGKVGISIAVNGAEDDENSGLLVCGEDRLIYSLFSGLLINALEASPKNEMVRISITDGDPVTISFCNKGAVPPEIRDTFFHKYVTSGKSSGTGLGTYSARLMAETMNYSISMETSDQKNETCITITVPRYRDGEDC, encoded by the coding sequence ATGAAAAACACCTCCCTGTCAATCGCCAAATATCTGGCTGCAATATTTCTGACTGCAATACTGCTGGATGCATTCCTGCAGCATCAGCTTTTGCAGCGCTACAGAAACGACCAGATATTGAATGTTTACCAGCAGACCGCTGTTATCAGGGCCAGATTAGAAAAACAGGTGGCCAGTAATCTTTATATCATTCAAGGTCTTGCCAACTATATTTCCCTCAACCCATCTTTTTCCAAAGCCGATTTCGATCATTACTCTCAGGAAATGATGTATAATTCCGATGAGATCCGCAATGTTTCAGCGGCGCCTGATTATGTTGTCCGGTACGTTCATCCTCTTAAAGGGAACGAGGCGTTTCTGGCGCTTGATTGCCGCAAGGAGCCTGAGCAATGGGAAAAATGCAAACAGGCTGAAGTGACCGGAAAAATGATTATGGCCGGTCCCGTAAAATTTTCGCACGGCGGGGAAGGCTTTGTAGGAAGGGTTCCGGTGTTTGTGAGAGGGGAGAGGCGCGAGGTTTTTTGGGGGATAGTCTCAGCTGTTATTGATGCCGATCTGCTTTTTGCTAAGTCGGGAGTAAAATCGAACAGAAATCTAAGGCTGGCGATACGCGGAGTGGATGAAAAAGGGGCTTCGGGGGCTGTTTTTTATGGTGGTCCCGAGTTTTTCAATCCAGAGGCAAAAGCCGTTCTGCAACCGGTAGCCCTTGCTTCGGGCAGTTGGGAAATTGCGGCGCTTCCTTTGAACGGCTGGAGCAATTTACCTCCGAATTCTTCGCTGGTTCATCTGGTGATACTGCTTCTCGTTGTCGGCGGGTCTTTTGCAGCGGTAAAGGTCGTCAGCAAAAATGCCGAGGTTGAGCGGAGCAGGGAAAGTCTGAATGAGGCCCAGTCCATTGCCCATCTGGGCAACTGGAGCGTTGACCTGCGGGATAAAAAGATATGGTGGTCCAACGAAACATACAGGATTTTCGGGCTGATCAGTGGGTATGATGTCCCTACCCAACGGACAATTTTAAAACGTATCCATAACGCTGACCGCCGCGTAGCCAACGAGGCTTATCGTGATTCCATGAAGAGCGGAGAGCCTTATCATATTGATCACAGGATCGTGAGGCCTGACGGTGAGGTCAGATATGTTTCCGTGCAGGGGCGGTTCGATTATGGCGAAGACGGACGAGCGGAACGTTCATACGGAACTGTGCACGACATTACCGAGAGGAAACTGATTGAGAATGAACTGGTTGAGTCAAAGACCCGTTTCGACCATATAACCAAAAAGCTCAGCAGTAAGTTTATTTTCTTCTCGCACACAATTTTCGGTGAATTCATCCGGCTGAGCGAAGGATTTGAAATGCTCGGCTACGGCCCTCCTGAAAACGGACTGGGACGAAGATGGAGTGATGTGGTGAATATAAAGCCGGAGAGCATGGCTGTTGCTCTGGAGGCAAACGAAAGAGTCCTTGCCGGTGATGTCGAGACCGCTGAGTACGAGATTTCATATGAGACCCCGGATGGGAGTGAGCGTTTTCTGGCCATTTTCGGTTACATGACTTTTGATTATGATCTCTATGAATATGTATTTGAAGGCGTTGCCATAGATATTACGGAACGCAAGGAGCGTGAGGAAAAACTCAAGGTTCTGACCAGAGCCATTGAAAACGCTCCGGTATCCGTTGTCATAACGGATACAGAGGGAACCATAAGTTACGTCAACCCGTATTTTTCATTTGAAACCGGTTATTCCAAGGAAGAAGCAATCGGTGCCAACCCGCGTATCCTCAAATCCGGCATTCATGATGAAGAGTTTTACGAGAATCTGTGGAACACAGTCACCTCCGGGGAAACCTGGCGGGGTGAAGTTGCCAACAGGCGCAAGGACGGTTCTCTTTACTGGGAGTCCGCATCCATTTCGCCGGTATATGATTCCAATGGAAAGATTGTCAGCTATGTTGCCGTTAAGGAAGACATTAACGACAAGAAGGAACTGGAACAGCTGAAGAATGACGTGGACCTCATTATGCGTCATGACCTGAAGACCCCGCTCAACGGGATTATCGGTCTGCCGGGACTCTTGTGCATGGACGACAACCTGACGGAAGACCAGCTGCGGTTGCTCAGGATAATCGAGGAGTCCGGCAGGAACATGCTGGCCATGGTCGAGATGTCCCTGGACATGTTCAAGATGGAAACCGGAAAATATGTTTATTCCCCGGTACTGGTCGATGTTGCGGAGATTGCCCGGACAGTTGTTGCCCAGAGCCGTACAAGGTTCACGTCCGGCAAGGTCGGTATCAGCATCGCTGTTAACGGCGCGGAGGACGATGAAAATTCGGGGCTGCTGGTCTGCGGCGAGGACAGATTGATTTACTCGCTTTTTTCCGGGCTGCTTATCAATGCGCTGGAGGCCTCTCCCAAGAACGAGATGGTGCGCATATCCATAACTGACGGTGATCCGGTAACTATTTCGTTTTGCAACAAAGGCGCTGTTCCACCGGAAATACGAGACACGTTCTTCCATAAATACGTTACTTCCGGTAAAAGTTCTGGAACCGGTCTTGGAACCTATTCTGCCCGGCTGATGGCGGAGACCATGAATTATTCCATCAGCATGGAGACGTCCGATCAGAAAAATGAAACCTGCATCACCATAACTGTTCCTCGTTACCGGGATGGAGAGGACTGCTGA
- a CDS encoding DUF3431 domain-containing protein codes for MKFSGEKVSAVIARYSEELSWLEALDCPSTVYNKGESPVEGAVVLPNVGRESHTYLTHIVRNYPDFPEFLVFLQGAPFIHMEEGADCAKLNSLIADCIDRNVPFKGFAWFRLVCDRLGRPHQMADPANKGKWAGWGRDIPVGDTYEKLFERTPPEKFIASAATGLFMVRRDRILVRSKNFYEKALGVIESDPGDARNTGHAFERLWQVVFNGSRSINPELG; via the coding sequence TTGAAGTTTTCCGGGGAAAAAGTAAGCGCGGTCATTGCAAGGTACAGCGAAGAGCTTTCCTGGCTTGAAGCTCTCGACTGTCCGTCGACGGTGTACAATAAGGGTGAGAGTCCGGTGGAAGGGGCCGTGGTTCTGCCCAACGTGGGAAGGGAGTCCCATACCTATCTGACCCACATTGTGCGCAACTATCCTGATTTTCCGGAATTTCTGGTCTTTCTGCAGGGGGCTCCTTTTATCCATATGGAGGAAGGAGCGGACTGCGCAAAGCTGAATTCACTGATTGCGGACTGCATTGACCGCAATGTCCCGTTCAAGGGTTTCGCCTGGTTTCGTCTTGTCTGTGACCGTCTCGGAAGACCGCACCAGATGGCCGACCCGGCCAATAAAGGTAAATGGGCCGGGTGGGGGCGTGATATCCCGGTCGGAGACACTTATGAAAAACTTTTTGAACGCACCCCTCCGGAAAAATTTATCGCAAGTGCCGCCACCGGATTATTCATGGTCCGCAGGGACCGTATTCTCGTCCGTTCGAAGAACTTTTATGAAAAAGCGCTGGGTGTTATCGAGTCTGACCCCGGAGATGCCCGCAACACCGGCCACGCTTTTGAGAGGTTGTGGCAGGTTGTGTTCAACGGCAGCCGCAGCATCAATCCGGAGCTAGGCTAG